The following proteins come from a genomic window of Malus domestica chromosome 02, GDT2T_hap1:
- the LOC103407092 gene encoding glycine-rich cell wall structural protein 2-like yields METKARVLFGVFLGLAFVLSSSLVGGIKGSDGIDGGIAAISNATTTAVHKLTTSSGDEGLDKSKNYQNGGGSGGGGGGGGGGNGGHGGGSGGGAGGGSGGAGGAGKGKGKGIGHKRRHGKGKGKGGGSGGGGGGGGGGGGGGGGNGKGHGWGGGSGGGGGGGGGGGGGGGGGGGGGGGGGGGGGGGGGQGGGWGWGGGSSGGCGPWGCGGHPKSIGGRKGNP; encoded by the coding sequence ATGGAAACTAaggctagggttttgtttggAGTTTTTTTGGGTCTTGCTTTTGTGTTGAGTTCATCTTTGGTTGGTGGGATCAAAGGTTCTGATGGAATAGATGGTGGCATTGCTGCGATTAGTAATGCTACTACTACCGCTGTCCACAAGCTGACTACTTCATCTGGTGATGAAGGTTTGGACAAAAGCAAGAACTATCAAAATGGAGGTGGAAGTGGAGGCGGCGGTGGCGGAGGTGGAGGTGGAAATGGTGGTCATGGTGGGGGAAGTGGCGGAGGAGCAGGTGGTGGGAGTGGTGGGGCTGGTGGAGCTGGCAAAGGGAAAGGAAAAGGTATAGGCCACAAGAGAAGGCATGGAAAAGGAAAGGGCAAAGGAGGAGGTAGCGGTGGCGGAGGTGGCGGTGGAGGAGGCGGAGGTGGAGGGGGTGGAGGGAATGGTAAAGGCCATGGATGGGGTGGAGGAAGTGGAGGCGGTGGTGGAGGTGGCggaggtggaggtggtggtggtggtggcggcggaggcgggggtggtggtggtggaggaggaggaggaggtggtggtggtcaaGGCGGAGGTTGGGGTTGGGGAGGAGGCAGCAGTGGAGGTTGTGGGCCTTGGGGTTGTGGCGGCCATCCGAAATCAATTGGAGGCAGGAAAGGAAACCCTTGA